One segment of Marvinbryantia formatexigens DSM 14469 DNA contains the following:
- a CDS encoding MetQ/NlpA family ABC transporter substrate-binding protein yields the protein MKKLTAVAFAATLTLALAAPAAAEEGTITVAASPTPHAQILEAAAPLLEEKGWKLDVVEFTDYVQPNLVVDSGEMDANYFQHIPYLESFNEEQGTSLVNAGGIHYEPFGIYPGTKSSIEELEEGDVIAVPNDTTNEARALLLLQDNGLIKLADGAGLTATVNDIEENSLNLEILELEAAQVSKYTAEAALVVLNGNYALDAGFSVGKDAIAYESSDSEAAKTYVNVIAVKEGNENNEGIKALVEVLKSDEIKDYINETFDGAVIPFEDEAADAAEDAQAAADEAASEAAEAETETEAE from the coding sequence ATGAAAAAACTGACAGCAGTCGCATTTGCGGCAACTCTGACACTTGCTCTGGCGGCACCGGCAGCAGCAGAAGAGGGAACCATCACGGTAGCGGCATCCCCGACACCGCACGCACAGATCCTGGAGGCAGCGGCGCCGCTTCTTGAGGAAAAAGGCTGGAAGCTGGATGTTGTGGAATTCACCGATTACGTACAGCCGAACCTTGTTGTGGACAGCGGCGAAATGGACGCAAACTATTTCCAGCACATTCCGTATCTGGAGAGCTTCAATGAGGAGCAGGGCACCTCTCTGGTGAACGCAGGCGGCATCCACTATGAGCCGTTCGGCATTTATCCGGGCACAAAGTCCAGCATCGAAGAGCTGGAGGAGGGCGATGTGATCGCGGTTCCGAATGATACCACCAACGAGGCGAGAGCGCTTCTTCTCCTGCAGGACAACGGTCTGATCAAACTTGCAGACGGTGCAGGTCTTACCGCAACCGTAAATGATATCGAAGAGAATTCGCTGAATCTGGAGATCCTGGAGCTGGAGGCGGCGCAGGTTTCCAAATACACCGCAGAGGCAGCGCTTGTCGTTCTGAACGGCAACTATGCGCTGGATGCAGGTTTCTCCGTAGGCAAGGATGCGATCGCTTATGAGTCTTCTGATTCTGAGGCTGCAAAGACCTATGTAAATGTTATCGCAGTAAAAGAGGGCAACGAAAACAACGAAGGCATCAAGGCTCTGGTAGAGGTGCTGAAATCTGACGAAATCAAAGATTACATCAACGAGACCTTTGACGGCGCCGTAATTCCGTTTGAAGACGAGGCGGCGGATGCGGCGGAGGATGCGCAGGCAGCGGCAGACGAGGCAGCATCCGAGGCAGCGGAAGCAGAAACTGAGACAGAAGCTGAGTAG
- a CDS encoding sensor histidine kinase produces MKQPGKLKYISSRVVCVALVYAAVAAALAAVQLYLMWKENPSPLPTVLLLCALAAALAVSWVWIVLPYRRCERMLQRLAEGYPFSDAKDFDDAALTPVMHSQLSLIEQSARSPQFMDLNKRQAQYLALQNQINPHFLYNTLESIRGEALIAGLDSVADMTEALAKFFRYTITKVENLVSVEEELDNCETYFGIQKYRFGDRLQLHIEYEPEEWSEIMNCRIPKLTLQPILENSIIHGTELKIGTGNLYICFARTQDRLLIRISDDGVGMDEETLTKLNRKLGKSAGPLASQEEEKQGGIALVNVNNRIHLIFGDEYGIHVYSVPQSGTDVEITLPIVTSDREIRNRDVLG; encoded by the coding sequence ATGAAACAGCCGGGAAAACTGAAATATATTTCCAGCCGCGTGGTCTGTGTTGCGCTGGTCTATGCCGCGGTCGCGGCGGCGCTGGCGGCGGTGCAGCTATATCTGATGTGGAAGGAAAATCCGTCCCCTCTGCCGACGGTTCTGCTGCTGTGTGCGCTGGCGGCGGCGCTGGCGGTATCCTGGGTGTGGATCGTTCTGCCGTACCGCCGCTGTGAGAGGATGCTGCAGCGTCTGGCGGAGGGGTATCCGTTTTCGGACGCGAAGGATTTCGACGACGCCGCGCTCACGCCGGTCATGCATTCCCAGCTTTCACTGATAGAGCAGAGCGCCCGCTCCCCGCAGTTTATGGACCTTAATAAGCGGCAGGCACAGTATCTGGCGCTGCAGAATCAGATTAACCCGCATTTTCTCTACAACACGCTGGAGAGCATCCGCGGGGAAGCACTGATTGCCGGGCTGGACAGCGTCGCCGATATGACGGAGGCGCTGGCGAAGTTTTTCCGCTATACGATTACCAAGGTGGAAAATCTTGTCTCGGTGGAGGAGGAGCTGGACAACTGCGAGACGTATTTCGGAATCCAGAAGTACCGCTTCGGGGACCGGCTGCAGCTTCATATCGAGTATGAGCCGGAGGAGTGGTCGGAGATCATGAACTGCCGTATCCCGAAGCTGACGCTGCAGCCGATTCTGGAGAACAGCATCATTCACGGGACGGAGCTGAAAATCGGCACGGGCAATCTGTATATCTGCTTTGCGCGCACGCAGGACCGGCTTTTGATCCGCATTTCCGACGACGGGGTCGGCATGGATGAGGAGACGCTTACGAAGCTGAACCGCAAGCTGGGAAAGAGCGCCGGACCGCTTGCCTCGCAGGAGGAGGAAAAGCAGGGCGGCATCGCGCTGGTGAATGTGAACAACCGCATTCATCTGATTTTCGGCGATGAATACGGCATACATGTCTACTCTGTTCCGCAAAGCGGGACGGATGTGGAGATTACACTCCCGATTGTGACGAGCGACCGGGAAATCAGAAACCGGGATGTGTTAGGATGA
- a CDS encoding energy-coupling factor transporter ATPase: protein MSIKIEHLNYIYSQGTAYEKQALTDINLELPAGQFAGIIGHTGSGKSTLIQHLNGLVRATSGTIYYNGENIYAEGYSMKTLRSKVGLVFQYPEYQLFEVDVFTDVCFGPKNLGLPKDEVEARAYEALRQVGLKEKYYKKSPFELSGGQKRRAAIAGILAMQPEVLILDEPTAGLDPRGRDNILDQIALLHEERKITVILVSHSMEDIAKYVERIIVMQKGHVRFDDKPRQVFEHYKELEQIGLAAPQVTYLMQELKARGMQVDTGAMTIEEARASILACMGQVKQ from the coding sequence ATGTCAATAAAGATAGAGCACTTAAATTATATATACAGCCAGGGAACCGCCTACGAAAAACAGGCGCTCACCGACATCAACCTGGAGCTGCCCGCCGGGCAGTTTGCTGGTATCATCGGGCATACCGGCTCCGGGAAATCGACGCTGATCCAGCATCTGAACGGGCTGGTGCGGGCGACGAGCGGCACGATATACTACAACGGCGAAAATATTTATGCAGAGGGCTACTCCATGAAGACGCTGCGCAGCAAGGTCGGACTGGTGTTCCAGTATCCGGAATATCAGCTCTTTGAGGTGGACGTATTTACCGACGTGTGTTTTGGGCCAAAGAACCTCGGTCTGCCAAAGGACGAGGTGGAGGCGCGCGCTTATGAGGCGCTGCGGCAGGTGGGTCTGAAAGAAAAATATTACAAAAAATCGCCCTTTGAGCTGTCGGGCGGACAGAAGCGGCGCGCGGCGATTGCCGGAATCCTGGCAATGCAGCCGGAGGTGCTGATTCTCGATGAGCCCACGGCGGGACTGGACCCGCGCGGGCGGGACAACATCCTCGACCAGATTGCGCTGCTGCATGAGGAGCGTAAAATTACAGTCATACTCGTTTCACACAGTATGGAGGATATTGCGAAATATGTGGAGCGCATCATCGTTATGCAAAAAGGGCATGTGCGCTTCGACGATAAGCCGCGGCAGGTGTTTGAGCATTATAAGGAGCTGGAGCAGATAGGTCTGGCGGCGCCGCAGGTAACGTACCTGATGCAGGAGCTGAAGGCGCGCGGGATGCAGGTGGACACCGGCGCAATGACGATTGAGGAAGCGCGCGCGTCTATTCTGGCGTGCATGGGGCAGGTGAAGCAATGA
- a CDS encoding energy-coupling factor transporter transmembrane component T family protein: MIRDITIGQYYPADSVIHRLDPRTKLVGTLVFIFSLFLFRSFAAYVVATICLACVIKASKVPFKFMVKGLKAIMILLMITVVFNMILTPGEPLIRIWKLTITREGVQQAVFMAIRLTYLIIGSSVMTLTTTPNQLTDGMEKGLRPLNKLHVPVHEVAMMMSIALRFIPILLEETDKIMKAQMARGADFESGGLIQKAKSMVPLLVPLFISAFRRANDLAMAMEARGYHGGDGRTKMKPLKYQKRDRIAYLAMVLYLLAMYAAKRIAGF; encoded by the coding sequence ATGATAAGAGATATTACAATCGGACAATATTATCCGGCGGATTCGGTCATCCACCGCCTGGACCCGCGCACAAAGCTGGTGGGCACGCTGGTATTTATTTTTTCCCTGTTTCTGTTCCGCTCCTTTGCGGCGTATGTGGTGGCGACCATCTGTCTGGCGTGTGTGATAAAGGCGTCGAAGGTGCCCTTTAAGTTCATGGTGAAGGGCCTGAAGGCGATTATGATTCTGCTGATGATCACGGTGGTATTCAACATGATCCTGACGCCGGGCGAGCCGCTCATCCGCATCTGGAAGCTGACCATCACGCGGGAGGGCGTACAGCAGGCGGTCTTTATGGCGATTCGTCTGACGTATCTTATCATCGGCTCCTCGGTGATGACGCTCACCACCACGCCGAACCAGCTCACGGACGGCATGGAAAAGGGGCTGCGTCCCTTAAATAAGCTGCATGTTCCGGTGCATGAGGTGGCGATGATGATGTCGATCGCGCTGCGTTTTATCCCGATCCTTCTGGAGGAGACGGATAAGATTATGAAGGCGCAGATGGCGAGAGGCGCAGATTTTGAGAGCGGCGGTCTTATCCAGAAGGCGAAAAGCATGGTGCCGCTGCTGGTGCCGCTGTTTATCTCGGCGTTCCGCCGTGCCAACGACCTGGCGATGGCGATGGAGGCGCGCGGCTATCACGGCGGGGATGGGCGCACAAAAATGAAGCCGCTGAAATACCAGAAGCGCGACCGCATAGCTTATCTGGCGATGGTGCTGTATCTTCTGGCAATGTACGCGGCAAAGAGAATCGCAGGGTTTTAG
- a CDS encoding methionine ABC transporter permease produces the protein MLTEKEIMMIVEGIGGTLWMVLASVFFGYLIGLPMGIALTVTGRDGIRPNAAVYKVLDVISNIFRSIPFLILLILVQPFTRFLLGKSYGATATIVPLTIAAGPYIARMVESSLKEVDHGVIEAAQSMGASTWTIIFKVLLTEARTSLIVNATIATNTILGYSAMAGACGGGGLGDIAVRYGYNRWRPNILLITVVLLVVLAQVFQMVGMSISRAVDRRRVE, from the coding sequence ATGTTGACTGAAAAAGAAATTATGATGATTGTTGAAGGAATCGGCGGAACACTCTGGATGGTGCTGGCTTCCGTATTTTTCGGCTATCTGATCGGACTGCCGATGGGGATCGCACTGACGGTCACGGGCAGGGACGGCATTCGCCCGAATGCGGCTGTATATAAGGTCCTGGATGTGATCTCAAATATTTTCCGCAGCATCCCGTTCCTGATCCTGCTGATCCTTGTGCAGCCGTTCACAAGATTTCTGCTCGGAAAGAGCTACGGAGCGACGGCAACCATCGTTCCGCTGACGATCGCAGCAGGACCGTACATCGCAAGAATGGTGGAATCATCCTTAAAAGAGGTGGATCACGGTGTGATCGAGGCGGCGCAGAGCATGGGCGCGAGCACCTGGACGATTATTTTCAAGGTGCTGCTGACAGAGGCGCGCACCTCGCTGATCGTCAACGCTACCATCGCCACAAATACGATCCTGGGATACTCCGCGATGGCGGGCGCCTGCGGAGGCGGCGGACTTGGAGACATTGCCGTCCGTTACGGCTACAACCGCTGGAGACCGAACATCCTTCTTATCACAGTTGTGCTCCTGGTCGTGCTGGCGCAGGTATTCCAGATGGTCGGAATGTCTATTTCAAGAGCAGTCGACCGCAGACGGGTGGAGTAA
- the malQ gene encoding 4-alpha-glucanotransferase, with protein MKRASGILLPVSSIPSPYGIGMFSKSAYDFIDFLVEAGQTYWQILPLGPTSYGDSPYQSFSTFAGNPYFIDLEALIEEGVLTKAECRKADCGQEPGYVDYGQLYDKRLALLRKAYERSEIGKDADFLKFVDENQSWLKDYALFMAVKKCFDGASWLEWAEDIRLRWGNALDYYYREYAEEIEFYEYLQYKFMQHWKKLKKYANEQGIRIIGDIPIYVALDSADVWAHPGLFQMDETGKPKAVAGCPPDAFSETGQLWGNPLYRWDVHKNQEYDWWTRRMKHCYELYDVVRIDHFRGFDEYFSIPYGDKDATGGKWEKGPGMDLFRTLERKLGKKDVIAEDLGLMTDSVRKLVKDSGYPNMKVLGFAFDADGLSDHLPHNYDKNCVVYTGTHDNETLMQWYDGLKGKELAFVQDYMNNKRTPREEVRWDFIRLAMLSVADTCIIPMQDYLGLGKEARMNFPSTLGENWKWRLKKGDITKALTKEIYHITKLSCRL; from the coding sequence GTGAAGAGAGCAAGTGGAATTTTACTGCCGGTGAGCAGTATCCCGTCCCCCTACGGGATTGGAATGTTTTCGAAAAGTGCCTATGATTTTATTGATTTTCTTGTGGAGGCGGGGCAGACCTACTGGCAGATCCTGCCGCTGGGACCGACCAGCTACGGGGATTCCCCCTACCAGTCGTTTTCCACGTTTGCGGGAAATCCTTATTTTATCGATCTGGAGGCGCTGATTGAGGAGGGAGTTCTTACAAAAGCGGAATGCAGAAAGGCGGACTGCGGGCAGGAGCCGGGCTATGTCGATTACGGTCAGCTCTACGACAAACGTCTCGCGCTGCTGAGAAAGGCGTATGAGCGCAGTGAGATCGGCAAGGACGCGGATTTCCTGAAATTTGTGGATGAAAATCAATCATGGCTGAAAGACTATGCATTATTCATGGCAGTGAAAAAGTGCTTTGACGGTGCTTCCTGGCTGGAATGGGCGGAGGATATCCGTCTGCGCTGGGGAAATGCTCTGGACTATTATTACAGGGAATATGCGGAAGAGATCGAATTTTATGAGTATCTTCAGTATAAATTCATGCAGCACTGGAAAAAACTGAAAAAATACGCCAACGAGCAGGGCATCCGCATCATCGGGGATATTCCGATCTATGTGGCGCTGGACAGCGCTGATGTGTGGGCGCATCCGGGACTGTTTCAGATGGATGAGACCGGCAAGCCGAAGGCAGTGGCAGGCTGTCCGCCCGATGCATTCTCCGAGACGGGACAGCTCTGGGGCAATCCGCTGTACCGCTGGGATGTACACAAAAACCAGGAATATGACTGGTGGACGCGCCGCATGAAGCACTGCTATGAGCTTTATGACGTAGTGCGCATCGATCATTTCAGAGGCTTTGACGAATACTTTTCCATCCCATACGGCGACAAGGACGCCACCGGCGGCAAGTGGGAGAAGGGACCGGGCATGGATCTGTTCCGCACGCTGGAGAGGAAGCTGGGCAAAAAGGACGTCATTGCGGAGGACCTTGGGCTCATGACGGATTCCGTGCGTAAGCTGGTGAAGGACAGCGGCTATCCAAATATGAAGGTGCTCGGCTTCGCGTTTGATGCCGACGGGCTCAGCGATCATCTGCCCCACAACTACGACAAAAACTGTGTGGTATACACCGGTACGCACGACAATGAGACGCTGATGCAGTGGTACGACGGCCTGAAGGGCAAGGAGCTTGCCTTTGTGCAGGATTACATGAACAATAAACGCACGCCGCGCGAGGAGGTCCGCTGGGATTTCATCCGCCTTGCGATGCTGAGCGTTGCAGATACCTGTATCATCCCGATGCAGGATTATCTGGGGCTGGGAAAAGAAGCGCGCATGAATTTTCCGTCCACGCTGGGGGAAAACTGGAAGTGGCGTCTGAAAAAGGGCGATATCACAAAAGCGCTGACAAAGGAAATTTATCACATAACAAAACTGAGCTGCAGGTTATGA
- a CDS encoding ATP-binding cassette domain-containing protein — protein sequence MKQEIFRMERVTYLEQEIMLLEDFNLQIYRGEIMGMIPVNAHGMTAFLKLLQNNLPLYDGYIYYGGEKINSWKESKKQTNRISIIEGKSRLVENMTVLDNIFVLRQSFGQEIVRTKLLGRQLAPFFADIGIDISADARVETLSEFERVVVELLRAVVMGHRLIVLNDIGTLISFEEMKKLHEILRHYAAQGFSFLYICPHFEEVVMICDRSAMLSNGRIQKIVRREEMADEILRLYPAEYDRMVRSHLESRQNDRERHAEVLRTDGLCGEYVRDFGFVVSGGECLVIQIQENHIFQELVQMITGEKEPEAGELYLLGKPAKFSGNEKLAVIQELPTKSMVFPKLSYMENLCISLSGRMPFIWLGRGIRSSIRREYGPILGEEVFDMSVEELSEKQKYQMIYTRVLLQKPRIVFCVQPFKGADLPHRMFVWKMLEILLAKGISVVILTMMLSDSLSLADRLLVVNEDGSEKEVMRQDFASISSVTPWIHLYKK from the coding sequence ATGAAGCAGGAAATATTCCGGATGGAGCGGGTGACTTATCTGGAACAGGAGATTATGCTGCTGGAGGACTTTAACCTCCAGATTTACCGCGGGGAGATCATGGGGATGATACCGGTCAACGCGCACGGGATGACGGCGTTTTTAAAGCTTCTGCAGAACAATCTTCCGCTCTATGACGGCTACATTTATTACGGCGGGGAAAAGATCAATTCCTGGAAGGAATCGAAAAAGCAGACCAACCGCATCAGCATCATCGAGGGAAAAAGCCGCCTTGTGGAAAATATGACGGTGCTGGACAACATCTTTGTACTGCGGCAGAGCTTCGGACAGGAAATCGTGCGCACAAAGCTGCTGGGCAGGCAGCTTGCGCCCTTTTTTGCGGATATCGGTATCGATATTTCCGCGGACGCCCGCGTGGAGACGCTGTCGGAATTTGAGCGGGTGGTGGTTGAGCTTTTGCGGGCGGTCGTCATGGGACACCGCCTGATTGTGCTGAACGATATCGGCACGCTGATCAGCTTCGAGGAAATGAAAAAGCTGCACGAGATTCTGCGCCATTACGCTGCGCAGGGCTTTTCTTTTCTCTATATCTGCCCGCATTTTGAGGAGGTCGTCATGATATGCGACCGTTCCGCCATGCTTTCCAACGGGCGTATCCAGAAAATTGTGCGCAGGGAGGAAATGGCGGATGAGATTCTGCGGCTGTATCCGGCGGAGTATGACCGCATGGTGCGCAGCCATCTGGAAAGCCGCCAGAACGACAGGGAGAGGCACGCGGAGGTTCTGCGCACCGACGGGCTGTGCGGGGAATACGTCCGCGACTTTGGCTTTGTGGTTTCCGGCGGCGAATGTCTGGTCATCCAGATTCAGGAAAACCATATTTTCCAGGAGCTGGTGCAGATGATCACCGGGGAGAAGGAGCCGGAAGCGGGAGAGCTGTATCTTCTGGGAAAACCGGCAAAATTTTCCGGAAATGAAAAGCTTGCCGTGATACAGGAGCTGCCCACAAAAAGCATGGTGTTTCCCAAACTCAGCTACATGGAAAATCTGTGTATCTCTCTTTCCGGCAGGATGCCCTTCATCTGGCTTGGCAGAGGAATCCGCAGCAGCATCCGGCGGGAGTATGGTCCCATACTGGGGGAGGAGGTCTTTGACATGTCGGTGGAGGAGCTGAGCGAGAAGCAGAAATATCAGATGATCTACACGCGCGTGCTGCTGCAGAAGCCGCGAATCGTATTCTGTGTCCAGCCCTTTAAGGGGGCGGACCTGCCGCACCGCATGTTTGTCTGGAAAATGCTGGAAATTCTGCTGGCAAAAGGTATCTCCGTGGTCATCCTCACAATGATGCTCTCCGATTCCCTCTCGCTGGCGGACCGCCTGCTGGTGGTGAACGAGGACGGCAGCGAAAAAGAGGTCATGCGCCAGGATTTCGCCTCCATTTCGTCCGTTACGCCGTGGATTCATCTTTATAAGAAGTAA
- a CDS encoding methionine ABC transporter ATP-binding protein, which produces MEPIIKIEHLEKEFKLKEMDVHALRDVSLDIYKGDIYGIIGMSGAGKSTLVRCLNFLERPTAGTVTVNGKDLAKLSEKELREARKDIGMIFQHFNLLMQRSVIDNVCFPLEIAGMSRAQARKKAMEYLEIVGLAEKAKAYPVQLSGGQKQRVAIARVLASDPKILLCDEATSALDPQTTKSILQLLKEINQKYGITIVVITHEMAVVQEICTHVAIIDQGNLAEHGTVEEIFLAPKSREAKRLIYQGYEKVAEMKGKRCVRIVFSENSSFEPVIGNMVLAFKSPVNILYANTRDLDGVAKGEMVLQLPEDEELGRKMIAYLKSARLTVEELEGYVD; this is translated from the coding sequence ATGGAACCGATTATCAAAATCGAACATCTGGAAAAAGAATTTAAGCTGAAGGAGATGGACGTTCACGCTCTGCGGGACGTCAGCCTGGATATCTATAAAGGCGACATTTACGGCATCATCGGCATGTCCGGCGCGGGAAAGAGCACGCTTGTGCGGTGTTTAAATTTCCTGGAGCGTCCGACAGCCGGGACGGTGACGGTAAATGGAAAAGATCTTGCAAAGCTCTCAGAAAAAGAACTGCGTGAGGCGCGCAAGGATATCGGAATGATCTTCCAGCATTTCAATCTGCTCATGCAGCGCAGCGTCATTGATAATGTCTGCTTTCCGCTGGAGATCGCCGGGATGAGCAGGGCGCAGGCGCGCAAAAAGGCGATGGAGTATCTGGAAATCGTCGGTCTTGCGGAAAAGGCGAAGGCATACCCGGTGCAGCTTTCCGGCGGACAGAAGCAGCGTGTGGCGATCGCCCGCGTGCTCGCCTCTGATCCGAAGATTTTGCTCTGCGACGAGGCGACCAGCGCGCTCGACCCGCAGACTACAAAATCTATTCTGCAGCTTTTGAAGGAGATCAATCAGAAGTACGGAATTACGATCGTTGTCATCACGCATGAGATGGCGGTCGTACAGGAAATCTGTACGCACGTCGCTATCATCGATCAGGGAAATCTGGCGGAGCACGGCACAGTGGAGGAAATTTTCCTCGCTCCGAAATCGCGCGAGGCGAAGCGCCTGATCTACCAGGGCTATGAGAAGGTAGCGGAGATGAAGGGCAAACGCTGCGTGCGCATTGTATTCTCGGAAAATTCGTCCTTCGAGCCGGTGATCGGTAATATGGTGCTGGCGTTTAAGTCGCCGGTGAATATTCTCTATGCCAACACAAGGGACCTGGACGGCGTGGCAAAGGGCGAGATGGTTCTGCAGCTTCCGGAGGACGAGGAGCTTGGGCGCAAGATGATCGCATATTTAAAGAGCGCAAGATTAACGGTGGAGGAGCTGGAAGGTTATGTTGACTGA
- a CDS encoding peptidylprolyl isomerase, which yields MANPIVTITMENGDVIKAELYPEVAPNSVNNFISLIKKGFYDGLIFHRVINGFMIQGGCPDGTGMGGPGYSIKGEFSANHFQNDLKHTEGVLSMARAMNPNSAGSQFFIMHKAAPHLDGSYAAFGKVIEGMDVVNRIAEEDTDYSDRPLDEQKMKTVTVETFDVEYPEPEKC from the coding sequence ATGGCAAATCCGATTGTAACAATTACTATGGAAAACGGAGACGTGATAAAAGCAGAGCTTTATCCGGAAGTGGCTCCGAACAGCGTAAACAATTTTATCAGTCTTATTAAGAAGGGCTTCTACGACGGGCTGATTTTCCACCGCGTCATCAATGGCTTTATGATTCAGGGCGGCTGTCCGGACGGTACCGGCATGGGCGGTCCGGGATACAGCATAAAGGGCGAGTTTTCCGCAAATCATTTTCAGAATGATTTAAAGCACACGGAGGGCGTGCTCTCAATGGCGCGCGCAATGAACCCCAACTCCGCGGGCTCCCAGTTCTTCATTATGCATAAAGCGGCCCCGCATCTGGACGGTTCCTATGCGGCGTTCGGAAAAGTGATCGAGGGCATGGACGTGGTAAACCGCATTGCGGAGGAGGACACCGATTACAGCGACCGCCCGCTTGACGAGCAGAAGATGAAAACGGTGACGGTGGAGACCTTCGACGTGGAATATCCGGAACCGGAGAAATGCTGA
- a CDS encoding energy-coupling factor transporter ATPase, translating into MGIIEAKKLSHDYQKIGEDGSVESVYRAVDGVDLDVAPGQFIAILGHNGSGKSTLAKHLNAILLPSEGTVYVDGMDTKDMDKLEEIRQTAGMVFQNPDNQIIGTVVDEDVAFGPENMGVPTEEIVKRVENSLKTVGMWEYRSHSPNRLSGGQKQRVAIAGVVAMEPKCIVLDEPTAMLDPVGRKEVIRAAQKLNREKGITIILITHYMEEVVEADRVIVMDQGKILMQGTPREVFSRVEELKEHRLDVPQVTMLAHELRKDGLDLPEGILTIREFADVLGKAGQECQ; encoded by the coding sequence ATGGGAATTATCGAGGCAAAAAAGCTTTCGCATGATTATCAGAAAATCGGGGAGGATGGCAGTGTGGAATCCGTCTACCGGGCGGTGGACGGCGTAGACCTGGATGTGGCTCCGGGGCAGTTTATTGCCATCTTAGGGCATAACGGCTCCGGAAAATCCACTCTGGCAAAGCATTTAAACGCTATCCTTCTGCCGAGCGAGGGCACGGTTTACGTGGATGGCATGGATACGAAGGATATGGACAAGCTGGAAGAAATCCGTCAGACGGCGGGCATGGTATTCCAGAATCCGGACAACCAGATCATTGGCACCGTGGTGGACGAGGACGTTGCCTTCGGACCGGAAAACATGGGAGTTCCCACGGAGGAAATCGTAAAGCGTGTGGAAAACAGTCTGAAAACGGTCGGCATGTGGGAGTACCGCAGCCATTCGCCGAACCGTCTCTCCGGCGGACAGAAGCAGCGCGTGGCGATCGCCGGCGTGGTGGCGATGGAGCCGAAATGCATCGTGCTGGACGAACCGACCGCCATGCTTGACCCGGTCGGGCGCAAAGAGGTCATCCGGGCGGCGCAGAAGCTTAACCGGGAAAAGGGTATCACCATCATTCTGATTACCCACTATATGGAAGAGGTGGTCGAGGCGGATCGCGTAATCGTGATGGACCAGGGAAAGATTCTGATGCAGGGCACGCCGCGCGAGGTATTTTCCAGAGTGGAGGAGCTGAAAGAGCACCGGCTGGATGTGCCGCAGGTGACTATGCTTGCGCATGAGCTGCGAAAGGACGGTCTGGACCTTCCGGAGGGAATTCTGACTATCCGGGAATTCGCGGACGTACTGGGAAAGGCGGGGCAGGAATGTCAATAA
- a CDS encoding GNAT family N-acetyltransferase, with protein sequence MLISLREIADEEACRAALAVPIRMEEHAVYVTRLPEAARALAKKKLPCIFLESAGQRESVWGVDLVLMEEPSCPPEADDARREARTEQGGTDAGADINLNGMTGNVCTCMSWRTDDICGQVARHLGDEALMRLWQRHYGLPWTIAQTERLLIRESVMEDLPAFLSMYGEEADNPDVTPFPDNPEEIFYSYVKHQYPLCGYGLWTVVERKSGAVAGRIGVEDDETGGWQMAYLIARRFRRRGYAKEAAAAVLAYARDVLQLPQLKLHTSAGNTASQKLAAGLGFSGNSYTVHSDDCEQRWDFFTIDLTDR encoded by the coding sequence ATGCTGATTTCCCTGCGGGAGATTGCAGACGAAGAGGCGTGCCGGGCGGCGCTTGCGGTGCCCATCCGGATGGAGGAGCACGCCGTTTATGTGACGCGCCTGCCGGAGGCGGCGCGCGCCCTGGCGAAGAAAAAGCTTCCGTGCATTTTTCTGGAGAGCGCAGGGCAGCGGGAATCCGTCTGGGGCGTCGACCTGGTTCTGATGGAGGAACCATCGTGTCCGCCAGAGGCGGACGATGCTCGGCGCGAAGCGAGGACAGAACAGGGCGGCACGGATGCAGGCGCTGACATTAATTTGAATGGAATGACTGGCAACGTGTGCACTTGTATGAGCTGGAGAACGGACGATATATGCGGGCAGGTTGCCCGGCATCTTGGTGATGAGGCGCTTATGCGTCTCTGGCAGCGCCACTACGGACTTCCGTGGACGATTGCGCAGACGGAGCGCCTCCTGATCCGCGAGTCGGTGATGGAGGATCTGCCGGCGTTTCTTTCCATGTACGGCGAAGAGGCGGACAATCCGGATGTCACGCCGTTTCCGGATAACCCGGAGGAAATTTTTTATTCTTATGTGAAGCATCAGTATCCGCTCTGCGGGTACGGTCTGTGGACGGTCGTCGAGCGAAAGTCCGGCGCAGTGGCCGGGCGTATCGGTGTGGAGGATGATGAGACGGGCGGATGGCAGATGGCGTATCTGATTGCCCGGCGGTTCCGCCGCCGCGGTTATGCAAAAGAAGCCGCTGCCGCCGTGCTTGCATATGCGCGGGACGTTCTGCAGCTTCCGCAGTTAAAGCTGCACACGTCGGCGGGCAATACCGCTTCGCAGAAGCTGGCTGCCGGTCTTGGGTTTTCCGGAAATTCTTATACTGTCCATTCCGATGATTGTGAACAGCGATGGGATTTTTTCACAATAGACTTGACAGACCGGTAA